One Amycolatopsis sp. NBC_00355 genomic window carries:
- a CDS encoding acyl-CoA synthetase, with protein MPDPLFPALTSASGNEALRFGDQALTYAELAAVAGGLAAELPRGRVAVWATPTLHTSVAVVAALLAGVPAVPLNPKIGERELAHILADSEPRLVLAEPGVELPEGLAGLPRRDIPLTGPATPLAEEPDAEAPALIVYTSGTTGPPKGVVLPRRSIATTLDALEDAWAWTADDVLVHALPLFHVHGLILGILGPLRRGGSVRHLGRFSTDGVARELRAGATMMFGVPTMYHRIAGEVGTDSALADALRGARLLVSGSAALPVHDHQRITDATGQQVVERYGMTETLMNTSVRADGERKPGTVGVPLGGVDLRLIGDAGEVLDDVETVGEIQVRGPNLFTEYLNRPDATAAAFDDGWFRTGDMATRDTDGYVKIVGRKATDLIKSGGYKIGAGEIENALLEHPGVAEAAVTGEPDDDLGERIVAWVVPDGEPPSLGELADHVARLLSPHKRPRVVRYLDALPRNDMGKVLKRALGE; from the coding sequence GTGCCCGACCCGTTGTTCCCCGCCCTCACGTCAGCCTCGGGCAACGAAGCCCTCCGATTCGGCGACCAGGCCCTGACCTACGCCGAGCTCGCCGCCGTCGCCGGCGGTCTCGCCGCCGAGCTGCCCCGCGGCCGCGTCGCGGTCTGGGCGACGCCGACCCTGCACACCAGCGTCGCCGTCGTCGCCGCCCTGCTCGCCGGGGTTCCCGCGGTGCCGCTGAACCCGAAGATCGGCGAGCGCGAACTGGCGCACATCCTCGCCGACAGCGAGCCGCGGCTGGTGCTGGCCGAGCCGGGCGTCGAGCTCCCGGAGGGGTTGGCCGGCCTGCCACGGCGGGACATCCCGCTGACCGGCCCGGCCACACCGCTCGCGGAAGAGCCGGACGCCGAGGCGCCCGCGTTGATCGTCTACACGTCCGGGACCACCGGGCCGCCGAAGGGCGTCGTCCTCCCCCGCCGCTCGATCGCGACCACGCTGGACGCCCTCGAAGACGCCTGGGCGTGGACCGCCGACGACGTCCTGGTGCACGCGCTCCCGCTGTTCCACGTGCACGGCCTGATCCTCGGCATCCTCGGCCCGCTGCGCCGCGGCGGCTCGGTCCGCCACCTCGGCCGGTTCTCGACCGACGGCGTCGCGCGTGAGCTGAGGGCCGGGGCGACCATGATGTTCGGCGTCCCGACGATGTACCACCGGATCGCCGGCGAGGTCGGCACCGACAGCGCGCTGGCCGACGCGCTGCGTGGCGCGCGGCTGCTCGTCTCCGGATCCGCCGCGTTGCCGGTGCACGACCACCAGCGGATCACCGACGCGACCGGCCAGCAGGTCGTCGAGCGCTACGGCATGACCGAGACGCTGATGAACACGAGCGTCCGCGCGGACGGCGAACGCAAGCCCGGCACGGTCGGCGTCCCGCTCGGCGGTGTGGACCTGCGGCTGATCGGTGACGCCGGCGAGGTGCTCGACGACGTCGAGACCGTCGGCGAGATCCAGGTGCGCGGCCCGAACCTGTTCACCGAGTACCTCAACCGCCCGGACGCCACCGCGGCCGCGTTCGACGACGGCTGGTTCCGCACCGGCGACATGGCCACGCGCGACACCGACGGGTACGTGAAGATCGTCGGGCGCAAGGCGACCGACCTGATCAAGAGCGGCGGCTACAAGATCGGCGCGGGCGAGATCGAGAACGCGCTGCTGGAGCACCCCGGCGTCGCCGAGGCGGCGGTCACCGGCGAGCCGGACGACGACCTCGGCGAGCGGATCGTCGCCTGGGTCGTCCCGGACGGGGAACCGCCGTCGCTCGGAGAACTCGCCGACCACGTCGCGCGGCTGCTTTCCCCGCACAAGCGCCCGCGGGTCGTCCGGTACCTGGATGCCTTGCCGCGCAACGACATGGGCAAGGTCCTGAAGCGAGCGCTCGGTGAGTAG
- the tsaB gene encoding tRNA (adenosine(37)-N6)-threonylcarbamoyltransferase complex dimerization subunit type 1 TsaB — translation MLVLAIDTSTPAVTAGVVALDGDRVETRGDRVTVDPRAHGELITPHALAAAEAAGVTLKDLDAIVVGVGPGPFTGLRAGMATAAAFGHALGVPVYPVGSLDAIAADVVPGGKPFLVLTDARRREVYWAAYDASGTRTHGPDVQRPADLETDVKAAAGDGAILYGAVLDVQPIEPRFPSPAGLVKAARSVLLAKETPAPLTPLYLRRPDAAEPSAPKRVTAP, via the coding sequence GTGTTGGTACTGGCGATCGATACCTCGACCCCGGCGGTCACCGCGGGCGTCGTCGCACTGGACGGCGACCGGGTCGAGACGCGCGGCGACCGGGTCACGGTCGACCCCCGCGCCCACGGCGAGCTGATCACGCCGCACGCGCTGGCCGCCGCGGAAGCCGCCGGCGTCACCCTCAAGGACCTCGACGCGATCGTCGTCGGCGTCGGCCCCGGGCCGTTCACCGGCCTGCGCGCCGGCATGGCCACCGCGGCCGCCTTCGGCCACGCGCTCGGCGTCCCGGTGTACCCGGTCGGCAGCCTCGACGCGATCGCCGCCGACGTCGTCCCGGGTGGGAAGCCGTTCCTCGTGCTCACCGACGCGCGCCGCCGCGAGGTCTACTGGGCGGCCTACGACGCGTCCGGCACGCGCACGCACGGCCCGGACGTCCAGCGCCCGGCCGATCTCGAGACCGACGTCAAAGCGGCGGCCGGTGACGGCGCGATCCTCTACGGCGCGGTCCTCGACGTCCAGCCGATCGAGCCGCGCTTCCCGTCGCCCGCCGGGCTGGTGAAGGCCGCTCGGAGCGTGTTGCTCGCGAAGGAAACGCCGGCCCCGCTGACGCCGTTGTACCTGCGGCGCCCGGACGCCGCCGAGCCGTCGGCGCCGAAACGGGTGACCGCGCCGTGA
- the rimI gene encoding ribosomal protein S18-alanine N-acetyltransferase — protein MRLDPLRRKDIARCVEIEKILFPGDDPWNAHAFHSELDIGHFYLAARPDDGDEVLGYAGLAVVGRRRGEYEATVHTIGVAPEYQGQGIGKALLLALLERADEYESPVFLEVRTDNTTALALYERHGFERLGIRKRYYQPSGADAYTMVRPARTRDEVAG, from the coding sequence GTGAGACTCGATCCACTGCGCCGCAAGGACATCGCCCGCTGCGTCGAGATCGAGAAGATCCTCTTCCCCGGGGACGACCCGTGGAACGCCCACGCGTTCCACTCCGAGCTGGACATCGGCCACTTCTACCTGGCCGCCCGGCCGGACGACGGCGACGAGGTGCTCGGGTACGCCGGGCTGGCCGTCGTCGGGCGGCGCCGCGGCGAGTACGAGGCGACCGTGCACACCATCGGCGTCGCGCCGGAGTACCAGGGCCAGGGCATCGGCAAGGCGCTGCTGCTGGCGCTGCTGGAGCGCGCCGACGAGTACGAGTCGCCGGTGTTCCTCGAGGTCCGCACGGACAACACGACCGCGCTCGCGCTGTACGAGCGCCACGGCTTCGAACGGCTCGGCATCCGGAAGCGCTACTACCAGCCTTCCGGCGCCGACGCGTACACGATGGTCCGCCCCGCGCGGACGCGAGACGAGGTGGCGGGCTGA